A genomic region of Halobacillus amylolyticus contains the following coding sequences:
- a CDS encoding restriction endonuclease subunit S, translating into MKNKQTPQIRFPGFTEDWEQCNLGNVSTKIGSGKTPKGGAQNYKSEGIPLLRSQNILNNKVNFNNVVYITPEIDENMANSRVQKGDVLLNITGASIGRSAVYKLNHKANVNQHVSIIRPISEVNPHFIQLNITSEKGQKQIELNQAGGGREGLNFQQIAKMSFYFPSSEEQDTIGNFLKQLDDRIAIHERELTILKQTKQGFLQKMFPKEGDSMPEIRFPGFTGDWEQQKLNSIVDRLKSYSLSRNVETSEYTGYKYVHYGDIHTKVADVIDESSNLPNIKAGNYELLEKGDLVLADASEDYQGIAAPAVITINTPYKLVSGLHTIALRPKQVDSLFLYYLIHSQTFRKYGYKTGTGMKVFGISVKNVLEFEGVFPLIEEQSKIGNFFKNLDDIIATHQHELDTLKETKKAFLQKIFI; encoded by the coding sequence GTGAAAAATAAGCAGACACCACAAATTCGGTTTCCAGGATTTACTGAAGATTGGGAGCAGTGTAATTTAGGAAATGTCTCAACTAAAATTGGAAGTGGTAAAACTCCTAAAGGTGGAGCTCAAAATTATAAATCTGAGGGAATTCCTTTGTTGCGCTCACAAAATATTTTGAATAATAAAGTGAATTTTAATAATGTTGTTTATATTACACCTGAAATTGATGAAAATATGGCAAATAGTCGTGTTCAAAAAGGCGATGTATTGCTAAATATTACTGGTGCTTCAATTGGTAGAAGTGCAGTATATAAATTAAATCATAAGGCAAATGTAAATCAACATGTTTCAATAATCCGTCCAATTAGTGAAGTCAACCCACACTTTATACAATTAAATATAACCTCTGAAAAAGGCCAAAAACAAATAGAACTAAACCAAGCTGGTGGAGGAAGGGAAGGTTTAAATTTCCAACAGATAGCAAAAATGAGTTTTTACTTCCCATCATCGGAAGAACAAGACACGATTGGAAATTTTTTAAAACAGCTCGACGACAGAATCGCTATCCATGAGCGAGAACTAACCATCCTCAAACAAACAAAACAGGGATTCTTGCAAAAAATGTTTCCAAAAGAAGGGGATTCCATGCCAGAGATTCGGTTCCCAGGATTTACAGGAGATTGGGAACAGCAAAAGTTGAATTCAATAGTGGACAGGTTAAAGTCATATTCTTTATCTCGTAATGTAGAGACTAGTGAATATACAGGATACAAGTATGTACACTATGGTGATATTCACACAAAAGTTGCAGATGTAATAGATGAATCTAGCAATTTACCCAATATAAAGGCTGGAAACTACGAACTGCTAGAAAAAGGGGATTTAGTATTAGCAGACGCTTCAGAAGATTATCAGGGGATAGCCGCACCTGCAGTAATCACGATAAATACACCGTATAAGTTAGTTTCTGGACTCCATACGATAGCATTGAGGCCTAAACAAGTAGATTCTTTGTTTCTATACTATTTGATACATTCGCAAACTTTTAGGAAGTATGGTTATAAGACAGGAACAGGAATGAAGGTATTTGGAATTAGCGTGAAAAATGTACTCGAATTTGAGGGTGTGTTTCCGTTAATAGAAGAGCAATCCAAAATCGGCAATTTCTTCAAAAATCTAGATGATATAATTGCCACTCACCAACACGAACTTGACACCTTAAAAGAAACCAAAAAAGCTTTCCTGCAAAAAATATTTATATAA